In the Aquimarina spinulae genome, CAATATTTTTCCTGATACTGTGGTTTTGGTTGTAAGAGTAATTCGTGTGTAAATTCGCTAATTGCTTTCTTAACAAGGGCTCGATTTACTTTTTTCCAAACATCAAGTCTTAGATGATCAAGATTAACTTCTGGTTGGATTACCATATCTAACTTAGCCATTGATTTTATTTTTGTGTACTATATTTTTATTTTCTTCTCGTAAGAGTGCTTTCTTATAATCTTTCCTATCACAAAAAGCTAGTGCTGCTGTTTTATGAGGTAATTCAATTTCTTTATGATATTGAAACCCTGCTCGTTTATTGAGTACATGAATTTTTTCATTTCTCACATCTGGTTCTACAACAATGCGATTAGTTTGAGGATCACTAAACAGATATTCGAGAATAGTAGAAAATACATGCCAGGTAAAATTTGGAATCTTTTTTTTGATGGGGCTAACCAAAATATGCATCCCACGGTCTCTTTTTTCTGCC is a window encoding:
- a CDS encoding GNAT family N-acetyltransferase, with the protein product MNNAATIQTTVFSRTIKGLGDIHLRLLDKEKDIETIHDWVTKSYATYWGMQEHTLEEVRLAYQEIIESDHHDAFIGVLNNQPIFLMERYLAVKDPISAYYKAEKRDRGMHILVSPIKKKIPNFTWHVFSTILEYLFSDPQTNRIVVEPDVRNEKIHVLNKRAGFQYHKEIELPHKTAALAFCDRKDYKKALLREENKNIVHKNKING